Genomic DNA from Bacteroidota bacterium:
AAGAACCGGCCTGAACAACCGCGAGTTCTGGTGCCTGAAACTTCGCTCAATGCATGTGAATGAAGATGCGCATAGCATGCAGGCATCTTCAGATGACCCGCGAATAACAAGTGCGGGAAAATTGCTGCGTAAATTTAATCTCGATGAACTTCCGCAGTTCATCAATGTTTTTATTGGAGATATGTCAATAGTTGGACCGCGCCCGCACATGCTGAAACATACGGAAGAATATTCGCAACTCATAGAAAAATATATGCTGAGGCATTTTATCAAGCCGGGAATTACCGGGCTTTCACAGGCGGTGGGCTTGCGCGGAGAAACTAAAGAAACGAATTTGATGAAGCGAAGAATTAAAACGGATTTATATTATATAGAGAACTGGTCATTTTTCCTTGACATTCGCATAATCTTTCTGACTATTCTGAATATTTTTCGTGGTGACAAAAAAGCCGTATAAAAAAATTACGCAACTATTTTTTTTATTTCATCTGCAAGTTCATCTGAATTTTTATTTTTTGCTTCGACTGTATATTTTGCCTGCTTATAAAAGGGAAGACGTTTTTCTAAATTTGCTTCAATGAAAAATTTCAAATCCACTTCATTCATTCCCTCGATGAGCGGACGTTTTTTTCTTGCTTTAATCAATCGCTGCACAAGCGCATCGACTGTCATTTCGATGTAAATGGAAATTCCGTTTCTGTTTATCAGTTCAATAGTATTATTGAAACAAGGAGTTCCTCCTCCAAGAGAGGTAACTGCATTCTCTTTTTTGAAAATTTCTTTTAGGTATTCATGCTCCATAGAACGGAATTTTTCTTCTCCGTCTTTTTCAAAAATTTCGGAAATGGTTTTGCCCGTTTGGTTTTCAATGTAATTGTCAAAATCAATAAAGTCGAGGTTTAATTTACAGGAAAGTTTTTTACCAACCGTACTCTTGCCGCTGCCCATGTATCCTATGAGAAAAATTTTCATGTCGAACAGCAAAATTAGTTTTTCCCTAATTCCAAAATGCTTATATCTTTGCGCCCCTCGAAATATAGTTGCGTAATTTCGTTTTTTGAAAGATAAATTTTGATCCCGTAGCTCAGCCGGTAGAGCATTACACTTTTAATGTAGGGGTCCTGGGTTCAAATCCCAGCGGGATCACCTTATGGGATTGAGGCGAAAAACACGCCTCAGTCCCATTTTTATTTACACACAACTCTTTGATTTGTGGGCAGATGTGCTCCAATGCTTCGTTCATTTTTTCCGTTCGACATTTCATTTCTGAAAAATACAACTTTTCAGGAAACAACGAACCGACAAGGGCTTGTTTGGTGGTTACATCCCCTAACTTCCAATAATCAGTCAGGTGTTGAAAGGTGTTTAAGCCAAACTCAATGTTAACTTCATAATCAGAATCAACGACAGGAAGTTGCATATATTCCCTTTCCATTCGTTCAATTTCCGGTTCGGTTTTAATTTTTATTTCTCGGTACTCATCCATTTTCATTTCTCCATCAAGCATCAACACTTGTGCATTGTTTAAGCGGGTGCGGAGTTTTTCAATTTCAACTTTAATTCTTTTTGACCTTAACGATTTGTCCAATTGGTTCTCTTTGAAAATTTGCTCCACCGCCACCTGCAAATAATCCACTGATACTTCATTGAATTTTATTTGCTCCAACCATCCTAAAAAAACCATATTTGCTTCGGGCGCTTTTATTCTTTCAGGGCAACCCGGTTTGCAGTGATAATAAAAGTGTTTAATTCCGCTTCCACCGGTTGATGCGCTTCCGCTAAGTTTCTTTCCGCACTTGCTGCAAAATAAAAAACCCCGAAGGGGCAATTCCTCTCTTCGGGTGTTTTTTGTCGGGACATTTCGTTTTCTTCCGTCCAGAAAATCCTGAACCCGATAAAAAGTGTTTTCTGAAATGAGCGGTTCGTGAATTCCTTTCACGGTTTTTTCTCCTTCATCTTTATAGGGAGGAATGTAAATCAATCCGCAGTAAATAGGATTGCGAAGCATATTCCAAAAATTATTTATGCTGCATTTGAATCCCTTTTCTTTCGCCATCCGAAAAATATCAACCACAGTGTGACACCCTTTTTCAATTTCCTCAAAACACCATTTCACAATTTTTGCATCATCGCTCGGCACAATCACTTTTCTGTTTTCTGCGTTCGTGATATTTTTATATCCTTTGGGAGCCATTGCCATACATCTTCCTTCTTTCATTGCCCTGCGCATTCCAACTATTACATTTAACGCTCTGCGGTCATTCTCCACTTCAGGAGCGGCAAGGTAAAATGCCAGCATAATTTTATTTTCAGGAATGTTTAAGTCAAGTGGTTGTTCAATCGCTTG
This window encodes:
- a CDS encoding AAA family ATPase codes for the protein MKIFLIGYMGSGKSTVGKKLSCKLNLDFIDFDNYIENQTGKTISEIFEKDGEEKFRSMEHEYLKEIFKKENAVTSLGGGTPCFNNTIELINRNGISIYIEMTVDALVQRLIKARKKRPLIEGMNEVDLKFFIEANLEKRLPFYKQAKYTVEAKNKNSDELADEIKKIVA
- a CDS encoding recombinase family protein, whose amino-acid sequence is MRKNAYLYIRVSTDEQADKGYSLAHQQERLTNYCALQNIKVIAIFREDHSAKTFDRPEFTKLLATLKKKKGMVDLLIFTKWDRFSRNAGDAYGMINQLNRLGVEPQAIEQPLDLNIPENKIMLAFYLAAPEVENDRRALNVIVGMRRAMKEGRCMAMAPKGYKNITNAENRKVIVPSDDAKIVKWCFEEIEKGCHTVVDIFRMAKEKGFKCSINNFWNMLRNPIYCGLIYIPPYKDEGEKTVKGIHEPLISENTFYRVQDFLDGRKRNVPTKNTRREELPLRGFLFCSKCGKKLSGSASTGGSGIKHFYYHCKPGCPERIKAPEANMVFLGWLEQIKFNEVSVDYLQVAVEQIFKENQLDKSLRSKRIKVEIEKLRTRLNNAQVLMLDGEMKMDEYREIKIKTEPEIERMEREYMQLPVVDSDYEVNIEFGLNTFQHLTDYWKLGDVTTKQALVGSLFPEKLYFSEMKCRTEKMNEALEHICPQIKELCVNKNGTEACFSPQSHKVIPLGFEPRTPTLKV